Proteins from one Gallus gallus isolate bGalGal1 chromosome 15, bGalGal1.mat.broiler.GRCg7b, whole genome shotgun sequence genomic window:
- the C12orf49 gene encoding SREBP regulating gene protein, whose amino-acid sequence MVPCGAVLWRRLLRKRWVLGVVFGLSLVYFLSSTFKQEERTVRDRNLLQVQEHEQPILWKEQFSSGNGSHLSNQCRNSVQGKLLITDELGYICERKDLLVNGCCNVNVPSTKLYSCDSCLPNGCCSVYEYCVSCCLQPSKQHLLERFLNRAAMAFQNLFMAVEDRFELCLAKCRTSSQSVQHENTYRDPIAKYCYGEYPPELLPV is encoded by the exons ATGGTGCCGTGCGGGGCCGTGCTGTGGCGGCGGCTGCTGAGGAAGCGCTGGGTCCTCGGCGTCGTCTTCGGGCTGTCCCTCGTGTATTTCCTCAGCAGCACCTTCAAGCAG GAAGAACGGACGGTGAGAGACCGGAACCTCCTTCAGGTGCAGGAGCACGAGCAGCCCATCCTATGGAAGGAGCAGTTCAGCTCGGGGAACGGCAGCCACCTGAGCAACCAGTGCCGGAACTCCGTGCAGGGGAAGCTGCTCATCACGGACGAACTGG gctacATCTGTGAGAGGAAGGACTTGCTGGTCAATGGCTGCTGTAACGTCAACGTGCCCAGTACAAAGCTGTACAGCTGTGACAGCTGCCTTCCCAATGGCTGCTGCAGTGTGTATGAGTACTGTgtgtcctgctgcctgcagcccagcaag CAACATCTCCTGGAGCGTTTCTTGAACCGGGCAGCTATGGCTTTCCAAAACCTCTTCATGGCAGTGGAAGATCGTTTTGAGCTGTGTCTGGCGAAATGTAGGACTTCATCACAG AGTGTGCAGCATGAGAACACCTATAGAGATCCAATTGCAAAGTACTGCTATGGTGAATATCCCCCggagctgctgcctgtttgA
- the LOC124417212 gene encoding uncharacterized protein LOC124417212: MWDCVISGGKDEKLPRPLGPRPEPGLRGDRHLSRLRPVLSTGLQCFQGYTENHRPSAAVPGGESDRCVSASRGRSSPSAGCGDWKSRYGSASRRSPPPPTSAPPPTARLQKVPLPGSGDGESDSEADLFPPERHRVSTATPGQPTVTELGRQVGEAIQKLEGRRDSALNSGPIPPAQSVQQLIKQIPAVGSCASVTPSAALPHCTTAEGAPATERRWAGIIRGAVLEGSCASLCGAAPVPSDAWRQASVCLCGSPLPGHSHWGAGCQSSRFPLRPAVSVVVVP, encoded by the exons ATGTGGGACTGTGTGATATCGGGGGGGAAGGATGAGAAGTTACCGAGGCCTCTGGGACCG CGGCCCGAGCCCGGACTGCGCGGCGACCGCCACCTCAGCCGCCTCCGCCCGGTGCTCTCCACGGGACTGCAGTGCTTCCAGGGCTACACTGAGAACCACCGCCCCAGCGCCGCGGTGCCCGGTGGGGAGTCGGATCGCTGTGTCAGCGCCTCCCGAGGACGAAGTTCCCCCTCAGCCGGCTGCGGCGACTGGAAGTCCAGGTACGGAAGTGCATCGCGCCGCAGTCCGCCCCCGCCAACCTCCGCGCCGCCTCCCACCGCCCGTCTGCAGAAGGTCCCTCTGCCGGGCAGCGGAGACGGGGAGTCGGACTCGGAGGCGGATTTATTCCCTCCCGAACGTCATCGAGTTTCTACGGCAACGCCGGGACAGCCTACAGTAACTGAATTAGGGAGACAAGTCGGCGAAGCCATACAGAAGCTAGAGGGTCGGCGGGACAGCGCGCTGAACTCAGGCCCTATACCGCCGGCTCAGTCGGTGCAACAACTAATTAAGCAAATTCCGGCTGTGGGCTCCTGCGCTTCGGTGACaccctctgctgctctgcctcactGTACTACGGCAGAAGGGGCTCCAGCAACGGAGCGGAGATGGGCTGGCATAATTCGGGGTGCCGTTCTGGAAG GCTCCTGTGCATCTCTCTGCGGAGCAGCGCCAGTGCCTTCAGATGCTTGGCGACAAGCTTCTGTCTGCCTATGTGGATCGCCGCTTCCCGGACATTCCCATTGGGGTGCTGGTTGTCAATCATCCCGATTCCCCCTTCGCCCTGCTGTGTCAGTGGTTGTTGTGCCATAA